Proteins from one Hoplias malabaricus isolate fHopMal1 chromosome 2, fHopMal1.hap1, whole genome shotgun sequence genomic window:
- the ltb4r2a gene encoding leukotriene B4 receptor 2a, whose amino-acid sequence MASHFTIRPPSNVTVPSSPFQSSTNTTETILTNSAGAISGALILSMVFILGIPGNLFVIWSIMARARHRSVTMLLILNLACADGFLMVLTPFFIVYLLKQSWDFGLATCKVIFYLCCANMYASIFLITLMSLHRLVAIVWPRHLRSLSTRRTIRRAMLLIWFLALALAVPVLVFRNVNTREVNTNQTGGGGLVCQCTHPEPYYVVMQYAMETLLSFLLPYGIILGSYICILRKIQKTKFKRRIRSEKLILAIVITFGLFWLPYHIINIVQIAETLSKEETAFKKRLRHMWTSMRALTSTVAFISSCVNPILYTLVGKAYIRQAGVAFMARLFEAAGIDPTSRKTGRCSQNSREKEETQQLPNKETDSTSVNTSSNVKVTPDTNGKSFI is encoded by the exons ATGGCCTCTCACTTTACCATCAGACCTCCCTCAAATGTCACCGTCCCGTCCAGCCCCTTCCAGTcctccaccaacaccacagAGACCATTCTGACTAACAGCGCCGGGGCCATAAGCGGAGCTCTGATCCTGAGCATGGTGTTCATCCTCGGCATTCCCGGAAATCTCTTTGTGATCTGGAGCATCATGGCCCGTGCCAGACACCGCTCGGTCACTATGCTCCTTATCCTCAACCTGGCCTGCGCTGACGGCTTTCTGATGGTCCTCACGCCTTTCTTCATCGTCTACCTGCTGAAGCAAAGCTGGGACTTTGGCCTGGCCACGTGCAAGGTAATATTCTACCTCTGCTGCGCCAACATGTACGCCTCCATCTTCCTCATCACGCTCATGAGTCTGCACCGGCTGGTGGCGATCGTGTGGCCCCGACACCTCAGGAGCCTGAGCACTCGCAGGACCATTCGCCGGGCAATGCTGCTGATCTGGTTCCTGGCCCTGGCGCTGGCTGTTCCTGTTCTGGTTTTTAGGAATGTAAATACACGAGAGGTGAATACCAATCAAACTGGAGGCGGAGGTCTGGTGTGCCAGTGCACACACCCTGAGCCGTATTAT GTTGTAATGCAGTACGCCATGGAGACACTGCTGAGCTTCTTGTTGCCGTACGGTATAATCCTGGGCAGCTACATCTGCATCCTCCGAAAAATCCAGAAAACAAAGTTCAAGAGGCGCATCCGCAGCGAGAAGTTGATTCTTGCCATTGTCATCACCTTCGGCCTCTTCTGGCTGCCGTACCACATCATCAACattgtgcag ATAGCAGAGACACTGTCCAAGGAAGAGActgcttttaaaaaaag ACTAAGACATATGTGGACGTCTATGCGAGCGCTGACCTCCACCGTGGCCTTCATCAGCTCCTGTGTTAACCCCATCCTCTACACTCTGGTGGGAAAGGCGTATATCCGGCAGGCGGGGGTGGCCTTCATGGCGCGACTCTTTGAGGCTGCGGGTATAGACCCGACGTCCCGAAAGACAGGGCGGTGCAGCCAGAACAGTCGGGAGAAAGAGGAGACACAGCAGCTCCCCAATAAGGAGACGGACTCCACCAGCGTCAACACCAGCTCCAACGTCAAAGTCACACCCGACACAAACGGGAAGTCGTTCATTTAG
- the ltb4r gene encoding leukotriene B4 receptor 1 gives MASSYLTTPLLNLSNSTSAPTATSGLTVSHQIGITILVLAFVFGFPGNLFVVWTVLWRVEQRSVTCLLVLNLAMADAFVLLSAPLFLRLLTSGRGWEFGEVMCKTVNYLCGVNMYVSIYIICLMSLDRWLAVTRPFLSQRLRNKRTLYMTMLVIWVMAFLLALPVSIYRGVKEMKNILWCYLQHSSDKHKIFYYLFETLMGFAVPFTFILFFYTSVIQRLRSAMFRGRVKGGLLILLIVVSFAVFWVPYHLISILEVIGLLLENETIAKVVASSRPNVIAFAFLSSSVNPVLYVFAGSSYIRRAGFSFMAKLFEGTYTDLMSIHSRRLTSSENSNIPKLTIKSLRNMERMRNMSCGELEEKKEEMNYNEEVKSLTVIE, from the exons ATGGCCAGCTCATATTTGACCACGCCCCTCTTGAACCTATCCAACTCCACCTCCGCACCCACAGCCACCTCTGGACTGACAGTGTCCCATCAGATTGGGATAACCATCCTAGTGTTGGCCTTTGTGTTTGGGTTCCCCGGGAACCTCTTCGTGGTGTGGACGGTGCTGTGGAGGGTGGAGCAGCGCTCCGTCACGTGTCTCCTGGTGCTGAACCTGGCAATGGCCGATGCCTTCGTGCTCCTCAGCGCCCCCTTGTTTCTGCGGCTCCTGACCAGTGGGCGTGGCTGGGAGTTCGGAGAGGTCATGTGTAAGACTGTCAACTATCTCTGCGGCGTCAACATGTACGTGTCCATCTACATCATCTGCCTGATGAGCCTGGACCGCTGGCTGGCCGTTACCAGGCCCTTCCTTTCACAGAGACTGAGGAACAAACGAACCCTCTACATGACCATGCTGGTCATCTGGGTCATGGCCTTTCTCCTGGCCCTGCCTGTGTCTATATACCGTGG AGTCAAGGAGATGAAAAACATACTTTGGTGTTATCTGCAGCACTCCAGCGACAAACATAAAATCTTCTATTACCTGTTTGAGACACTGATGGGCTTTGCAGTTCCCTTCAccttcatcctgttcttctATACCTCCGTTATCCAGCGTCTGCGCAGCGCTATGTTCCGCGGAAGAGTGAAGGGTggcctcctcatcctcctcatcGTCGTCAGCTTCGCCGTCTTTTGGGTGCCCTACCACCTGATCAGCATTTTAGAG GTGATCGGGCTGCTGCTGGAGAATGAAACTATTGCTAAGGTAGTGGCGTCTTCTCGACCGAACGTGATTGCCTTTGCCTTCTTGAGCAGCAGCGTGAACCCCGTCCTCTACGTCTTCGCGGGCAGCTCCTACATCCGCCGCGCAGGCTTCAGCTTCATGGCCAAACTCTTTGAAGGAACGTACACAGACCTAATGTCCATTCACAGCAGACGCCTGACCTCCTCAGAAAACTCCAACATTCCAAAGCTGACCATTAAATCATTACGGAATATGGAGCGGATGAGGAACATGTCCTGCGGAGAACTGgaggagaaaaaagaagagaTGAACTATAACGAGGAGGTCAAGTCTCTGACCGTAATAGAATAA